The Astyanax mexicanus isolate ESR-SI-001 chromosome 4, AstMex3_surface, whole genome shotgun sequence genome segment cagctctacaaggactactggttcattctttacaaagtaacatacagacactctggcagaagctggaaagagaccgaatatgtctgtgaatgccagaaaacgagaaagagaaactaatccgcctgaaacatttattacactctgcaactgtagggggagcccacgagcataaaatctcaatcctacctagtggagctttaataacTCCTGGGTTCCTTTTAAAGTaagttttggatcattgtccatCTGTACCGTGAACCGCCATCCAATCAGCTTTGCTGCATTTGGTTGAATTTGAGCAGAAAATAGATCCTTGTACACTTCAAAATTCatccttctgcttctgtcttTTGTCACATCATCAAGAAATACATGCCATCAATATGTTTTACAGATGATGTGGAGAGCTTTGTGTCAAGCTGTTCTAAGTCTTCTCTATACTTTTTTTCTTCCTATCACTCCAGTACAGGTTTTTATGGTGAACCTTCAGTATTTGCTCTCATGAAGTCTTCACTTTAGGATACACTTGAGATACTTGTGTACTTCGTCTGTGAGTGTGTTCTGGGATCATCCCCCACTGTTGTCTTCCATGGACGTTCAccactgtgctttttttttttttgtttgttttaacaagaatgtaccaaactgttaATTTGACCACTCCTatcatttccatttccatttttttatgttttttttttctttttttcagcccAATGAAGTTCTGCTTCTCTTCCATTGAGAGCACCAACTTGAGCTGCATGTTGTGGGCACTATAGCTAAAGCTTCCAAATGCATATGCCACACGTAATATCAGCTCGGTATCTTTTACCTGATGATGGATTAAAAATGGAATTGATTGTTAGATattttgtccaattacttttaagCCTCTAAATGAGGaggctttctaaaaaaaaatggttgttaTTTATTAAGTTTCATTTCAAATCCATTGGTGTGGCATGCAGAGGCCAAATAATGAAGATTGTGTCTGTCCAGATATTTATGGACCTAACCTAAAATACTTTAGGGAACATTTACAGTctcatttaattacatttcatttttgtAGGTTCTAATAATGGATCATTTCAACTTCACATCTCAAAGCTACTGTCATAgtaacaatatattaatatatgttgTGTACACCTATATTTGGTACACTGAAGGTCACCAAATCCTTAattcttaaaaagtaaaaattaaatttacaaattacattttctaATCTTTTCTATTTTAACTAGTACAAGCAAATGGAATACATTTATATCTTTGTGCTATTAGGTGTTTTTTCACTCTTCTACATTTTGCTTATATCAAATCTTAATAGTCAGCTTTAATTGGAACATATTCTTTACAGGTTAAGTAAATGAAACAGagaaacaaaatgtttaaaaaagtttacAATGCTAAACAAAGATAAGACAAAAAATAATTGTGTGTGTTCCATACTTGCGGTTTCGCTCTTTCACCACCATGCGGGTCATGCTCTGGATGCAGTGGGCTCTGTAGTTCTCGTAATGAGTTTCCCTTGTTACGTCCTTCAGGTCCTGCATGTGTGTGCGTACCAGCATGTTCCTCAGCTTCACAAAGTCACAGTGTGCAGAGTTCTCCACTGCAAAACACATGCAAACTAATTAGATCAACATCAGCATGTTGAATAATAAAAGTTAGTTAAATAGTggtaaaataaatgttgttttcagatgtgtttttaatgaaataaaagtaaataagacCTATTTAGTAGCATGCCCCCTAATTTCAAGAACTGCATTTAGCATTACGaaacaatttgtttttatttgtgatgCTTCTCCAggcttttaaggattttttttgctttctttctttaaaaaaaaaagtttgcgaCATAACGTTCTTTTATATCCGCTATATGTTTTTGGTTCTTGCTGCGTTAAGAAGTTACACAAAtctaacaggccagcatttttgcgAGTTTTTGCTTGATATTATGTATCTAattcttgaggatttctattcaagcattgcaTAAAAAGGTTATATATTTGTTAAAGGTTACAGAAAATTCTAATCGTAATAGAACAAATGGAATAATAAGTAtataaatgtcaaaatataatgaataaaaataataatattggtgCTTTTGTAAACTTTagttaaatatcaatattttagtaAATACTAATCAAATATTTCATGAACTCCAAAACTTTCGTTTTGCTATGGTTGTTTACTTTTGTCTTTTATTGAAGAATTAGAATTGTAGAATTAggtgttgattcctgttactgatctgaaattgtTAAGTGtagtagagagtgaacagacaGCTACTTCAGGTGTCCTGTAGGAGTCTCTAAAGCCCTCAAATctttcagaatataaaaaaacttgtattgcagaaaaaaagggtttagaATAACCTACACTTGTGGCCTGTTAAGGAGTTAAACTAAATGAATCCCTTCCAAAAGCAGCCTTGCAGGCCCAAGATTTGACGCTACCTCCACCCTGTTTAACAGATCAGCTTGTTAGTTTTGGATCATAAACCCAACACAAGTCCATAAACCGCTGTCTTATGAGGTTGTGGCTCATTTTTGAATTTCTTTGCAAAATCCAAAtctcattttcagatttttttttttatttcccctcATTTCTCAGCTTTCGTCTCAAATAGACAAAAGAGTAATGTGTGCAGAAGTGTAAAcaaaaagttttatatatatattagttgaaTGTAGCTAGTAGAAGCTAATAGAATACCCTCTACAATGCCCCATGGATAGAGGCGGCCCCGGACCCTCTTGCCCTTTGCTTCCACTACTGTGTTGCTGCCGATCACTGCAAACGGGATGCTCTCCTGCAGACGGAATAaggggagggggagagagggggaggacCAATAATCAGAAACGAAAAAAGAGGCAATGCAGTAAAGCTGCTGCACTGCAGATACTCTCCCCTGTACCTATTGCAaacaaccacaaacacacacacagttctataTGAACCTGTCTAGTTTAAGTGTCAATATCATGTCTAATACATATTTATCAGCTGTTTATATGGGTGGACAAAAGCATGATGCAGCACTCTAAATCATAGGAGAATACAATAATAAGAATTTATAATATTTGAAAAAGCCCAGACATTTTTTAGCCAGAATAAGATTAGGCTACTTTAAAAAGGTAACAATCTTTAAAATAATAcaagattattttattttctgtatattgTATGCCTGTGTATTGTCTTCCTCTATTATATAAAGTTCATATTTGTGCATTTCAAATAAGCTATCCAATATATAAACAAACGTATTGGGACatctacacacaaacatacaaatcaAGAACCTGAATCAATTTTGTTCTGAATCTGCAGGTGATCTGCATTTCTTTACACAAGATAAAAAAACTGTTTCTGTGTAGAATCTCAAACTGCACCTTTAATTCATGGTCTTGCTGTTTGAAATCCTCGTCCTCGTCTGAATCACAGTCAGGAAACTGGTAGATTTTAATGCCGTACTGCTCGATCTCCTCTCGAATCTGCATCAGACAAATGAAAATTAACACATGCAtcaacaggacagggacagtaAAGGAGTTCATTATTGCTTTCAGTACTGATAACTTgccttgattttctttttcttgacCTCACTGGGAGTAAGCGTGTCTGCTTTGGCCAGAACTGGAACAATGTTGACCTTCTCATGTAGAGCTTTCATGAACTCAACATCTAAAGGCCTGAGACTGgacaaaaagaagcaaaaaatttAATAcacaaatctgtgtagaatacTGGACAAGAAATACTGTAAacttttacctttaaaaaatgaTTGGTGCTACCAATAGCCCTTTGAGTGATTCCATTGAAGAACCATATTTGCCAGAAAACAAATCTGCATTGAATGCATTTGGCTACGTCACATTGCAGTcgttgttgacacagatgtgcaaacacacacacgcagcttgtctagtccctgtagagaaatactgccaataaaatagaaCTGAATGGCACCAGGTCTAATATCAAGCGTCAGTACTTGTGGAATGAGGTGGGTAGAGACTGAGTAGAGACTCAGTCATTtttgttactccaacaaaagcaggacaaacccttttttatacccttgattttagaagaaacattgGATGGGCAGTCCTAatatttttgtccacatagtgcAGATATTTACCATTGTGGTAAATggtacagctcaggaaaaaatgaagagaccacttcagtttctatgattttgctatttataggtatatgtttgagtaaaattaacattgttcttttagtctataaactactgacaacatttcttccaaattccaaataacaatattgtcatttagagcatatatttgcagaaaatgagaaatggctgaaagaacaaaaaagatgcagagctttcagacctcaaataatgcaaagaaaactagtttatattcataatgttttaagagttcagaaatcaatatttggtgcaaaaattcaagcagatcagtttggtttgatagattgtgatcatccatcttcctcttgattatatatcatatatatatatatttcaatttggtaaaataaaaaaaaaaacatcatttttgagtggtctcatttttccagagctttatttacatATCTATTATCACTGGTCAGTCTTTTACTATAGGGCCACACTAGAGAGGGCTGATAAACTGTACAGCAGCAGATTAGCTACGACACTTTTGCTATTATAGACCTGTAAGTTTATAAGTGTGAATGGTACAAAGTACAGTTCTTGAGTGAAGCTGAAAATACGTATTATTACTGAAACTGACTGTTTTGATTGCTGagtcattttctcttttgaagGTGAGATGCAGAGGAAGGTGACATTTTAAGACTGATGTAATTACTCAGTATTTCCAGTAGAGGGCAGACTTACACTAAAAGTCACTGCCTCATCTACACAATCACAGGTTAGTATACTAACAGATTTGGATGTATTTGAATGGTTTAGACACTTCAGAAACTGCtactttttacattatttgtagGCAAGAATCTGACAAggcaaaacaatatatatatatatatatatatatatatataaatataaatatatatatgtatatatatatatataatctgattactgcaaaaGTTAGAGTCAGTAAACTAATGAATAATTTGGGTAATCAAAAAATGGGAACGGTCATTCTGGCATTTAGATTTGTGCTCTGCACTCAACCACAAAACTCACAGAATATGATCAGATTAATGTGATGTTTGTCACTTTATTCTGTGGCTTTGAAAAACATGTCAGGCTGCAATATCAGCTAGAAGATAAAGAACATTTAAGTCCTTCCGTTTCAGAGTTataccaaaagtgttttttttttgtttgttttttggttccagctcttttttcagatttttttaatcagatttttagaccTTACTCCGATCTAAGAAATCAGAGTATGCTGTTGAATACATTAATACTTGAATAATCAAATATAATTTCAGTTATACAATTATGAACATATTTTTGGGTGAATGAAAATGTACTCAGAGTaagtaaaaaaatgtgtatttaccAAATTATATGAAAATTTAAGAGTATGTATGTGTCATACCCATGACCGAAGGGGGAAATGAAGTACAGGCAGCAGTGCACACGGTTATCCTGGATGTTTTTGCGGTTCAGGCCACTCTCATCTCTGAAGTACTGTTCAAACTGCTGGTCAATGTAGTCTGCCACAGACTTCCAGCTGCAacgatgaaaaattaaaaattaaattatatatttatgtttttagagAGCTTTCAAGAATGCTTATCCTGGTGAAATTGTTTTCAAATATGGCTGAACCATTTTTTTAAACTTCTAACTGCATTTCATCCATACCATTCAGTGTTATTGACCGCATCCCCAAAGCCTGGTGTGTCCACAATGGTGAGCTTCAGCTTCACGCCTTTCTCCTCAATGTCCACTGTATGCTTGGTGATCTCCACTGTTTGGGTGATTCtctctaaacaaacaaaaaaataacttatTGTTAAATCTAATGCAGAATATGTGTACTACTGATCAACAGAATTTATcagaattcagaaaaaaaaactaaattcaagGTCAGGGAAAATcataataaatgattttttttctagaTGTCAGCTATGGCCTTACTGTAAATTTTATAttcaataattttaataaaaaaaaaaatgaatacagaaaGAATGAGTTAATGTTACCTTCAGCATTCAGCAGTTTTCTGTCTTTATAGAGGTCTGTGAGGAAGAGGCTGTTAACCAGAGTGGACTTTCCCAAGCCTGACTCTCCTAATTAGAGATTACTGAGAATTAGTACAACTAGAAACTATGCATTAAaaaatttacattaaaacacacacacactctcaatttACTGTTACAGTCATTTTCATCATGTTTGTTTATGATTTCCTTCTTATGCCTTTATTCATTCAATGTTTCAAAGTAGTAAACTTTtgctaatttatatattatatttatatatattcggTAACTTTGGTAATCAGATTTCAATGTCAGCCAACTTTCATAAAAAGTGAATGTAAACAATGTATTCATTGagtcattttgcagcatttcgTCTGGTATATTAATCATAAGATTCAACATACTGCAACAGCCAGACTCAGTCAGTGTCAAAATTTATGTAAAAAATTGAAcagggaaaaaatgaaaagactgTTCATTGTATTATTGTAAAGGCTAACAGTAAttcaataaatttaaataaatataagtaaaacaaaaacaaaagtgcCAAATATGGTGTTTATTGATTAATTGCATTTATTGTCATTACAATGTGGGCAAGCACAATATTCACATTACAGGACACCTACCGGAGGCAGGTTATATTTGCCTGCTATTCTTTATTTTACTACAATATTGGATACATAGAGTGCATTTTTAATGCCTAAACATTTGATCACTgatttctgattaaaaaaaagtaaaagatgaTGTATCCATACTAATCAGTGCgtttttaattgttaaaatgactgtttttatgtctattttaaaGGAAGTGTTTGGCTTACCTGCTACCATGAGAGTGAAGTCGAAGCCCTTTTTCACAGATTTGCGGTGCACCTGATTTGGCAAAGTGGCGAAACCCACATACTCTTTATCTTGGTcctaaaaaatagagagagagagaaagagagagggagagggagagaaaaagagagatacacaATGAATGACCATTAATTGTTCAATAGCCCAAAGATCCTTTTAGCTGTCTAAACATCAAGAAGTCAAACATCAAAAATATTTTGGCAAGAAAAGTCCTAAAACTTCACAATAATGCAAATTTTCTTCATCGCTCAGACCATTGCTAAACACTGGTTGTGTGTGATTTTTCAACGTCTGTCCAGTGAGCTTTAAGTTTAAACAAACTCTGTTGGAGCCAGCACACATTCTGTGGTTAGGTAAGCAGTGGTGACAGGCCTGGGTTGATATAAAGAAgttattaaacacaaaaaaggcaGCCATCTTTAATTATACCAAATTACAAGCATGGAGTGGACCACCAGCATTTAGACATATGGCATCACCAGCATTTCAGACAGACCATCAAAGATCCAAACCTAAACAACTCTGAACCCAAAAGGAAGGCATAAATTAAACACTGTTAGATGGTGTTTGGAGGCAGATGGATTCGTTTTACTTTTCTACTATAAAATGCTACTGTTTGCTTCAAAACATACTCTGCTGTAGTGTGCAGACAGTCTTCCTGTTGTAGTCCTGTCTGAGCCCTGTTTCTTAGTTTATTCCAGAGCCAATATCCCAAATCCTATACAGCACAATACCCAACATTAGGTGAGGATTTATCATAGAACACCTCCACAAATTAAACCATATGCAGATCATAAAGCAACAGTTTGGCAGAGAATCATATTTAGACCATTTTCTTAATATAGCCAGTATAGATCATGCCAGTCATGATTAAATCTATTTATCTGCAAAATGCCaactttacaaaaaaatgtacaaatttcttttcattatttttttttttttaataatttattccacGCCAACTAGAAACTTTACAATTGGTTCACCCATTTGTGTGAGCTACCAGAATCACCTTATGGTTTTTGTGCACAATGGCAAAAACAGGTTTGCACTGGTGCTACAAAGATAACTAATCAGGTCATGAAAGCTAATAGCTTGTTACTAATCAAATACAACAGGACTGTAGCTTGAGTTAAGCAGAAAAAATACATGTCTTTAGTATAAATTAagattttagacaaaaaaaagagaaaaaaaatcattgattaatcaaatcaaactgaatttCTATAGTTTCTATTTCAATAGTTTGGAATTTTCAAAAGAAAATTCAACAGGAATGCCCCCACGGGTCAGATTTCATACTCACACcaaccaagatagcaatgcatgCTAGCAATGCCAACagaagaatttttttattttgtttttttaaataatgtttggaAATACTATACAAATATTGTATTGTTTAACTGGAGCGCATTCAACGTCATTCTCAGCTCCCACAGCAGATCTTCAAGGTAAACAGAATGCAACTAGTGTAGATTGTGTGCTTTGTTGCTAATATAGGTAAAATAAGTATCCTCAAGCATTACATCATGCCCACTGCATGCAGTTTGTATGGTTTAACAGATGCACTTTCACTCAGCTTCTCTCTGAGTCAGGGCCAGCTCTTGGTTCCCTGGCATTACCTCAGAGGAGTCGTAGGGGTCAAAGCGACCCCAGGGACTCTTGGGCCTGGAAGGGCTGATGGGTGACTGTAGGTTATAGTCCACAAGGCCCCGCTGAACGGCATGTCTAGGGTCGTGCTCTAACTCCTTCGGGGCCTTGCGCCCAGCAGGAGGCCTCAAAAAGGTGGGCGTTCCTGGGGTACGGGGACTTTCGTGACCCTCGCTCTCACTGTCCACCCCGGGCTGCCCGTGGTGAGGAAATGGGTGGCCCTCTCTTGGGGGATGATGTCCCATAATATTCTCCAGCTCCGAGTCCTCAGAGTCGTCCTTGGAGTGGCTGGAGTTCTGAGGTGGGTTAGGTTTAAGTGGAATAAAGGATGAGTAGATGGCAAGGAGCAGGAGGTAAAGTACAAAAAGAGAAGAGGGTCAAGTATGAAGGCAAGAAATAACGGGGCGATGGTGACAATTAAAATAAGGATTgaggaaagaaagaagagaaaagactTTGTTTAGAGATTAGACATACAGCATGTGTGTGTTAATAGAAAAAAGGATCTTCACATCTCCAAACAGAGCTTGTGTTATAGGAGAGTGCTGCAGGACAAGAAATTTCAAGACCTTAATTATTGATATCTGAAAGTCTACTAAGAAATGAACAGGAGTTGATTTCTTAGTCATAGTTAGTTTGCAAACAAAAGGAGTAAGATTACATCACCAGACAGGAGGCTGATACCAATGGCTAAAATGTCTTTTGAAATAAGTAAAGAATAAGGAAGTGCATTTTACAAGCCTGCTTAAGATGTTTTAAATGCTGTGCTGCTGAAAAAATAAGTGGAGTAGGGAAAGAATTCTTTCAACAACAGACACCTCAAGAGGACTGTATAGAAATATGAAGTGATCTACTGCTCTATAAGTGTGGCCAGACAAACATCTGTCCACACAGCATATTCACAGATGCTTCAGTGGATGAGATACATCAGCAGGTGTCGACTCAAACTGCACACGTGGCACGAAGACTACAGCCAACTGGAGAAAACATGGACCAACAGAACCTAATGTAGGCAACTGTTTTTAAAAGGCCAGATGATAAATTTAGAAATTAAAACTAAAAGTGAAGTTTTAGTTATATAATCATTCCAAACACCTTCACTCATTACCTGAACAACACCTGGAAAACCTTCTAGCAGGCTTCAGAGCCAAAAAGGACATGGGGCATAAACAGTGGTCTATTTGCCGAAGCTTCGAGTGCTAAAACAGCTCAGGTTTCTCAAGCTCAAGCCCTGTCCAGCTTAAGCATAGCTAATGAATAATACAGTGTGCCCAAGAGACCAGTGGTGCAGGTAAACTGGGGAGCAAGGCAAGGCACTCTTCTGTTTGCCTGTTTGTgggggtgttttcacacttgctcTGGGCTTGTTTGGAGGAGTGGCTCATTATATCTGTTTATTAAAAGAGTGACAAGtcgatgttaaaaaaaaatgtaccaatCACGCAACCTCACATGTGGCACAGGGAGCGGGTAGCTAGATTCAAAAACAGCTTTCACATTTAACCAAACATACTGAAGCTACTCACATAAAGCAAGCTTTTTCCAGGAAAAAAGGCTAGTGTGAATACACTCTTAGAAGCCAGCCATCTAACCACTTTTGTCACTATAGTACACACTCCCAAGTAAACTAATCAAGGGTTGATGCTTTAAACCCATCCTATTAAGCACAGGGAGCTACCTGGAGAACATCCACACCAGGGCCTAGGAATGGTCACCAGTACCTGATCAGCCTCAACCTCCCTGGGCTCAGGGGATGCTGGATTGGAGTCCTGGTCATCAGATGGAGAGTCTGCTTCATGGTCACTGTCCTCCATTGCTACAGGAGCTACTGTGCAATCTGCCATCTCAAACCATGAAGGGATGTACGTTTAAGGAAGGGATGTGAGGAAGGATGGAGGTTCCATTGAACAGGGCAAAGGTGAAGTCAAGTCAAGCAAATGGAGAGAAAGTGACAAAGGACCCATTGTGTCATGGCCAGTTTTTGGTAGAATGGATGGACAAgggaagaggagagaaagagacaaatgaAATGATTAAATCAGCTGAGAAATGTAGAGGAAATGAAAGAAATCTGGGAATCGAATCTCTAGCAATTAGTTATTAAAATTTGTGAAAGATGCCAAGAGGTTTACTTCAACTACTTTAAGTATGCCTAGCACCCACTCAGTTCCCACCCAATCAGGCCTCCTCGAACTCTAAAAAAATACGCTCAAGTTGACATGATTTATTGATGTTCAACATCAGTTTTCAACTGCACTTCAACTTcagacaatattttatatttatacccTCCTTAACCTTTATTTCTTCACTGATGTTAAGACAGATCTAGTCTACTATTTTATGTGAACGCTCTACAGTCTGCCAAGCTCGCCTTAAAATTTCTTAAAATATACTTCAGTCACAGACTTAGGAATCTGAAATTAACTTGAGTCAACTCAAGTTATGTAATGTCAGAAAAAGTCAATACCGCCATATAGAGTATGTTTTACTTTCACTCACACATACCACACCAAATATTTGCTTTAGAGGGAGGACAGATGAGAAGGATGTGTAAAAGCAGAAGCCCTAAAATTAGAACTGTTGCTCACTGTAGACAACTGGGGATATTCTTGATTTTGAACCAGTTTCCTAAAGATAAATTAGGTGATCTAGACAGGCACAAAAACAGAAACTTGACTCTAGACTAATCATTCTTCtcttaacagattttaattctgtGGACATCCGGAGCTAAAGGGAAGCAGGAAATTAAAAGCCTTTGTTGGAGCTGGTGGCCCATTTGCAGCCCTGTGAGATCAATGTTCAATCTATCAACCTACCAACAGCCAGACTACACTGACCCATTTCTGGACAATGGACAGTAAATGGTCAATAACTCAATCACCGGCTtctctaaatacaaaaaaataattgtagAAGTAGGCATTCTAAACTATAGACAGAAATTATATCCCAAATAAGATTATCAGAACGTAAGTCTTTCAAACTTTTCTTTCCTGCAGTATGGCACGTATACATTTCGCTCAGCCTACTTTTCTCCAGCTGGAAATAGACATTGCTCATTTTAATAAAGCCTGAGAGTAGGTCAAGTCAAGAAGGCTGTCCTCTTTTCAGAAACAAGAGGTTGTTTTATGCAACGGCGGCAACTAAACTGAAATGATCTCGTcattaaaggaaaaaacaaaaagcataCAAACCCCATCCACCTCACGAAGTTACCTCTGTACTTCGATATATTCTAAacctcccaaaaaaaaaatctcacctgTAGAAGCTTTGCCACGATTACTCTGATGTAACGTCTTTCCTCCACGGACACAGCTTCACATTCCCTTGCCTGGTCCCAAATGGCAATCCCAGCGCTTTGGCTTTTTATACCAACCTACTCTGGGTCACAGTGTCCTTCAACCTCATTGAGCTACCACGTTTCCACACTGCCCCCAGGGCACCAATCAGCACCAAGCTCTACAACTACTGCACCAACACAGGACATCATTATCACTGGAACCGAAGTTCAGGTCCTGGCCCTAATAATGCAAGTTACCGGAATTCAACCAGATTTACCACAATGGATCCCAACACCATATATATCGACACACATTGAGCAAACCCAATAGAACCAATCTATCTCTCTTTCGGTACTCCCAATGTCATGGAATTTTCAATGATGGTGGTGGGATGGACACTCACGTAACGATCATGCAGTAGGAGGCTGACTAAGTCTGCTCTCATCATTGATTGATTTCTGCAGGCCTACCAACTCCTCTGTGAGTGCAGTGGGTATTTCGTTCAagtgctttttctttctttttttttttttctttttcaagccATTCATTCCTTTGTTTGGTCATGCTCTGGAAAG includes the following:
- the septin4b gene encoding septin 4b isoform X2 → MADCTVAPVAMEDSDHEADSPSDDQDSNPASPEPREVEADQNSSHSKDDSEDSELENIMGHHPPREGHPFPHHGQPGVDSESEGHESPRTPGTPTFLRPPAGRKAPKELEHDPRHAVQRGLVDYNLQSPISPSRPKSPWGRFDPYDSSEDQDKEYVGFATLPNQVHRKSVKKGFDFTLMVAGESGLGKSTLVNSLFLTDLYKDRKLLNAEERITQTVEITKHTVDIEEKGVKLKLTIVDTPGFGDAVNNTECWKSVADYIDQQFEQYFRDESGLNRKNIQDNRVHCCLYFISPFGHGLRPLDVEFMKALHEKVNIVPVLAKADTLTPSEVKKKKIKIREEIEQYGIKIYQFPDCDSDEDEDFKQQDHELKESIPFAVIGSNTVVEAKGKRVRGRLYPWGIVEVENSAHCDFVKLRNMLVRTHMQDLKDVTRETHYENYRAHCIQSMTRMVVKERNRNKLTRESGTDFPIPMVPTVTDSETEKLIREKDEELRRMQEMLQKIQEQMHTQKEAY
- the septin4b gene encoding septin 4b isoform X4, giving the protein MAANSELNSDYEDQDKEYVGFATLPNQVHRKSVKKGFDFTLMVAGESGLGKSTLVNSLFLTDLYKDRKLLNAEERITQTVEITKHTVDIEEKGVKLKLTIVDTPGFGDAVNNTECWKSVADYIDQQFEQYFRDESGLNRKNIQDNRVHCCLYFISPFGHGLRPLDVEFMKALHEKVNIVPVLAKADTLTPSEVKKKKIKIREEIEQYGIKIYQFPDCDSDEDEDFKQQDHELKESIPFAVIGSNTVVEAKGKRVRGRLYPWGIVEVENSAHCDFVKLRNMLVRTHMQDLKDVTRETHYENYRAHCIQSMTRMVVKERNRNKLTRESGTDFPIPMVPTVTDSETEKLIREKDEEVQHPSSPANHEHEPHHPETESHPDDHREPEPNTPPDPHPDGS
- the septin4b gene encoding septin 4b isoform X5; the protein is MADCTVAPVAMEDSDHEADSPSDDQDSNPASPEPREVEADQNSSHSKDDSEDSELENIMGHHPPREGHPFPHHGQPGVDSESEGHESPRTPGTPTFLRPPAGRKAPKELEHDPRHAVQRGLVDYNLQSPISPSRPKSPWGRFDPYDSSEDQDKEYVGFATLPNQVHRKSVKKGFDFTLMVAGESGLGKSTLVNSLFLTDLYKDRKLLNAEERITQTVEITKHTVDIEEKGVKLKLTIVDTPGFGDAVNNTECWKSVADYIDQQFEQYFRDESGLNRKNIQDNRVHCCLYFISPFGHGLRPLDVEFMKALHEKVNIVPVLAKADTLTPSEVKKKKIKIREEIEQYGIKIYQFPDCDSDEDEDFKQQDHELKESIPFAVIGSNTVVEAKGKRVRGRLYPWGIVEVENSAHCDFVKLRNMLVRTHMQDLKDVTRETHYENYRAHCIQSMTRMVVKERNRNKLTRESGTDFPIPMVPTVTDSETEKLIREKDEEVQHPSSPANHEHEPHHPETESHPDDHREPEPNTPPDPHPDGS
- the septin4b gene encoding septin 4b isoform X1, translating into MEDSDHEADSPSDDQDSNPASPEPREVEADQNSSHSKDDSEDSELENIMGHHPPREGHPFPHHGQPGVDSESEGHESPRTPGTPTFLRPPAGRKAPKELEHDPRHAVQRGLVDYNLQSPISPSRPKSPWGRFDPYDSSEDQDKEYVGFATLPNQVHRKSVKKGFDFTLMVAGESGLGKSTLVNSLFLTDLYKDRKLLNAEERITQTVEITKHTVDIEEKGVKLKLTIVDTPGFGDAVNNTECWKSVADYIDQQFEQYFRDESGLNRKNIQDNRVHCCLYFISPFGHGLRPLDVEFMKALHEKVNIVPVLAKADTLTPSEVKKKKIKIREEIEQYGIKIYQFPDCDSDEDEDFKQQDHELKESIPFAVIGSNTVVEAKGKRVRGRLYPWGIVEVENSAHCDFVKLRNMLVRTHMQDLKDVTRETHYENYRAHCIQSMTRMVVKERNRNKLTRESGTDFPIPMVPTVTDSETEKLIREKDEEVQHPSSPANHEHEPHHPETESHPDDHREPEPNTPPDPHPDGS
- the septin4b gene encoding septin 4b isoform X3, translated to MADCTVAPVAMEDSDHEADSPSDDQDSNPASPEPREVEADQDQDKEYVGFATLPNQVHRKSVKKGFDFTLMVAGESGLGKSTLVNSLFLTDLYKDRKLLNAEERITQTVEITKHTVDIEEKGVKLKLTIVDTPGFGDAVNNTECWKSVADYIDQQFEQYFRDESGLNRKNIQDNRVHCCLYFISPFGHGLRPLDVEFMKALHEKVNIVPVLAKADTLTPSEVKKKKIKIREEIEQYGIKIYQFPDCDSDEDEDFKQQDHELKESIPFAVIGSNTVVEAKGKRVRGRLYPWGIVEVENSAHCDFVKLRNMLVRTHMQDLKDVTRETHYENYRAHCIQSMTRMVVKERNRNKLTRESGTDFPIPMVPTVTDSETEKLIREKDEEVQHPSSPANHEHEPHHPETESHPDDHREPEPNTPPDPHPDGS
- the septin4b gene encoding septin 4b isoform X6; the protein is MVAGESGLGKSTLVNSLFLTDLYKDRKLLNAEERITQTVEITKHTVDIEEKGVKLKLTIVDTPGFGDAVNNTECWKSVADYIDQQFEQYFRDESGLNRKNIQDNRVHCCLYFISPFGHGLRPLDVEFMKALHEKVNIVPVLAKADTLTPSEVKKKKIKIREEIEQYGIKIYQFPDCDSDEDEDFKQQDHELKESIPFAVIGSNTVVEAKGKRVRGRLYPWGIVEVENSAHCDFVKLRNMLVRTHMQDLKDVTRETHYENYRAHCIQSMTRMVVKERNRNKLTRESGTDFPIPMVPTVTDSETEKLIREKDEEVQHPSSPANHEHEPHHPETESHPDDHREPEPNTPPDPHPDGS